From Halapricum desulfuricans, a single genomic window includes:
- a CDS encoding helix-turn-helix domain-containing protein yields MAIHETSAATESGEQPGIRMTMSFADPATARELLLFLGRSLDDESFSVDCVVPSDSGPHVVAVDTVTDAQLSTAEYAVSCGYYDDPRSARLADIADEFDRSESAISQRLNAVERHLVRSFVDANDLPDKRAERC; encoded by the coding sequence ATGGCAATCCACGAGACCTCCGCGGCGACCGAGTCGGGTGAGCAACCCGGCATCCGCATGACGATGTCGTTTGCCGATCCCGCCACAGCCCGCGAGTTACTTCTGTTTCTCGGTCGCTCGCTGGACGACGAGTCGTTCTCGGTTGATTGTGTGGTCCCCTCGGACTCCGGCCCCCACGTCGTCGCTGTCGATACCGTGACCGACGCGCAGCTATCGACCGCCGAATATGCGGTCTCGTGTGGCTACTACGACGACCCCCGGAGTGCCCGACTCGCCGATATCGCCGACGAATTCGATCGCTCGGAGTCGGCAATCTCACAGCGGCTCAACGCGGTGGAACGGCACCTCGTCCGATCGTTCGTCGACGCGAACGACCTCCCCGACAAACGCGCCGAGCGCTGCTAG
- a CDS encoding Lrp/AsnC family transcriptional regulator, translated as MADEEIDDVDRAILYALQEDARNMSSGDIAERTGTSDSTVRKRIQRLESDGVIKGYSASVDYQQSGFPLRMLLYCTASIPERGDLIPEILAIDGVVSVQELVTGEQNLLVTVVGESDSDITPVAQELLDMGLTVADEVLVRSHETTPFGTFDPENSK; from the coding sequence ATGGCTGACGAAGAAATCGACGACGTGGACAGAGCGATTCTGTATGCACTACAGGAAGATGCTCGAAACATGTCATCCGGAGATATCGCTGAACGGACTGGCACTTCCGACAGCACTGTCCGCAAGCGCATCCAGCGCCTCGAATCCGACGGCGTGATCAAAGGCTACAGTGCCAGCGTCGATTACCAGCAGTCGGGGTTCCCACTCCGAATGCTGCTGTACTGTACGGCTTCGATACCCGAACGTGGGGACCTGATCCCCGAGATACTTGCGATCGACGGCGTCGTGTCGGTCCAGGAGTTGGTGACCGGTGAACAGAACCTCCTCGTGACGGTCGTCGGCGAGTCGGATAGCGATATCACGCCCGTCGCGCAGGAACTGCTAGATATGGGGCTGACAGTCGCCGACGAAGTACTCGTCCGGAGCCACGAGACGACGCCGTTCGGGACGTTCGACCCCGAAAACAGTAAGTAA
- a CDS encoding proton-conducting transporter membrane subunit, with the protein MSGHSSTTTVGSLPDTASESPFVPVALTWLVWSLFAASIATVAIRVRTGGTWEIPGIVAIDGLTVLMWVVVTFFSGIVHSYSRRYMAGSTHETKFVATVFGFTAAVIGLVAADHLALFALLWLAMGLLMANLIGTVSGWGQAQVAAAVARRYFLASSALLAIGLSALWWTTGATTVSGVAAAANGLGGPLWLVAAAALVLAAMIQSALVPFHGWLLSSMTAPTPASALMHAGFVNAGGILLTRFAPVITVDPTLMLAVVVVGATSALLGKVLKTVQTDIKGRLGCSTVGQMGFMIMQAGLGFFGAAITHLVLHGFYKAYQFLRSGEQVEHTSPGDGATHTTGRVANVAGVTVTLLTGLAGGALFAALTGKGTRVDTGLLLTFFVVFTTLHAAHNAVQHTSLSTLTRYGAVPLVFFPAIGVYAVVYEGVSEFLSGLAVVTAPTELTLLHGIVAAVFVGIYVAIETGVHEHSTRLYVTLLNAGQPSPDTVLTTTEDYNEY; encoded by the coding sequence ATGTCAGGACACAGCTCAACGACAACGGTCGGATCGCTTCCGGACACGGCGTCGGAGTCGCCGTTCGTGCCCGTCGCACTCACGTGGCTCGTGTGGTCGCTGTTCGCCGCGAGCATCGCAACGGTTGCAATCCGGGTCCGGACCGGAGGCACGTGGGAGATTCCCGGGATAGTCGCCATCGACGGACTGACCGTACTGATGTGGGTGGTCGTCACCTTCTTCAGCGGCATCGTCCACAGCTACTCGCGCCGCTATATGGCTGGAAGCACCCACGAGACGAAATTTGTCGCTACTGTGTTCGGTTTCACAGCGGCCGTAATAGGGCTGGTCGCTGCCGACCACCTCGCACTGTTCGCGCTCCTGTGGCTAGCGATGGGGCTGTTGATGGCAAACCTCATCGGTACCGTCAGCGGCTGGGGACAGGCACAGGTGGCCGCGGCGGTCGCCCGCAGGTACTTTCTCGCCAGTAGCGCGCTACTGGCAATCGGGCTTTCGGCGCTGTGGTGGACAACCGGCGCGACGACAGTTTCCGGTGTCGCCGCAGCTGCCAATGGGCTCGGTGGCCCACTGTGGCTGGTCGCTGCCGCCGCACTCGTGCTCGCTGCGATGATCCAGTCCGCCCTGGTGCCGTTCCACGGCTGGTTGCTCTCCTCGATGACCGCCCCGACGCCGGCGTCGGCACTGATGCACGCCGGGTTCGTCAACGCCGGCGGGATCCTGCTTACCCGCTTCGCCCCGGTTATCACCGTCGACCCCACGCTCATGCTCGCGGTGGTCGTAGTAGGCGCGACCAGCGCGTTACTCGGAAAGGTCCTGAAGACGGTCCAGACGGACATCAAGGGCAGGCTCGGCTGTTCGACAGTCGGCCAGATGGGATTCATGATCATGCAGGCCGGCTTGGGCTTCTTCGGGGCGGCCATCACTCATCTCGTGTTGCACGGCTTCTACAAGGCCTACCAGTTCCTGCGTTCGGGCGAGCAGGTCGAACACACCAGTCCAGGCGATGGGGCAACACACACGACGGGGCGGGTGGCGAACGTCGCCGGCGTCACCGTGACGCTGCTGACCGGGCTGGCCGGGGGCGCGCTGTTCGCGGCGCTGACTGGGAAGGGAACCAGAGTCGACACCGGACTGCTGCTGACGTTTTTCGTGGTGTTTACCACGCTCCACGCGGCACACAACGCGGTCCAGCACACGTCGCTGTCGACGCTGACCCGGTACGGGGCCGTGCCGCTGGTCTTCTTCCCGGCTATCGGCGTCTACGCTGTGGTGTACGAGGGAGTGTCCGAATTCCTGTCCGGGCTCGCCGTGGTGACGGCACCGACCGAGCTGACCCTGCTCCACGGCATCGTCGCCGCCGTCTTCGTCGGGATCTACGTCGCGATCGAGACCGGCGTCCACGAGCACAGTACGCGCCTCTACGTGACACTGCTGAACGCCGGCCAGCCGTCGCCCGACACCGTCCTGACTACCACGGAGGACTACAATGAGTACTAA
- a CDS encoding GMP synthase subunit A, whose translation MTRIDVVDNHGQFTHLEQRALRDIGVEVELIDNTTPPEEIDADGLVLSGGPDIERVGNSAEYLDLDIPVLGICLGMQLIADERGGTVGSGEYGGYADVTVEIDDPSDPLVGSLAPETRVWASHADEVKSVPEGFVRTAHSDVCGVEAMADTDADIYGVQWHPEVAHTEQGDVVFENFRSICDR comes from the coding sequence ATGACCCGTATCGACGTCGTGGACAACCACGGCCAGTTCACGCATCTGGAGCAACGCGCGCTTCGTGATATCGGCGTCGAGGTCGAGTTGATCGACAACACGACCCCACCCGAGGAAATCGATGCCGACGGGCTCGTCCTCTCGGGCGGGCCGGATATCGAACGTGTCGGCAACTCCGCCGAGTATCTCGATCTCGATATCCCGGTTCTCGGAATCTGTCTGGGTATGCAACTCATCGCCGACGAACGCGGCGGAACGGTCGGCTCCGGGGAGTACGGCGGGTACGCCGACGTGACCGTCGAAATCGACGATCCGTCCGATCCCCTGGTCGGCTCGCTCGCGCCCGAGACCCGGGTCTGGGCGAGTCACGCCGACGAGGTCAAATCGGTCCCCGAGGGATTCGTCCGGACGGCCCACAGCGACGTCTGTGGCGTCGAGGCGATGGCAGACACCGACGCGGACATCTACGGCGTCCAGTGGCACCCCGAGGTTGCCCATACCGAGCAGGGTGACGTGGTCTTCGAGAACTTCCGGTCGATCTGTGACCGGTAG
- a CDS encoding serine/threonine-protein kinase RIO2: protein MVQNVAPVMAELEPEDFYLLSGIEQGMRFSEWVQREKIPEYSRLTAEDVEYRLDRCMDRELIERKTIQYEGYTLTFEGYDALALHTFAERETISGVGAPLGVGKESDVYEAQSYRPLALKFHREGYTNFREVMREREYTADREHVSWQYTARKAAEKEYDALETLYPDVAVPQPIDHNRHAIAMERMDGVELSQARIDSEQVRPLLEMILREIQTAYQEGYVHADISEYNIFVASGGITIFDWPQAVPTDHENSDELLKRDIDNIVGYVQRKYPSQVSEPVDIDDLSRAIRDGEFESMASFDGE from the coding sequence ATGGTTCAGAACGTCGCGCCGGTGATGGCAGAGCTCGAACCCGAGGATTTCTATCTGCTCTCGGGAATCGAGCAGGGGATGCGGTTCTCGGAGTGGGTCCAGCGTGAGAAGATTCCGGAGTACTCGCGGCTGACAGCCGAGGACGTCGAATACCGGCTCGATCGCTGTATGGATCGAGAGTTGATCGAGCGAAAAACCATCCAGTACGAGGGGTACACCCTCACCTTCGAGGGGTACGACGCGCTGGCGTTGCATACCTTCGCCGAGCGAGAGACCATCAGCGGTGTCGGCGCACCGCTGGGGGTCGGCAAGGAGAGCGACGTCTACGAGGCCCAATCCTACCGGCCACTGGCATTGAAATTCCACCGGGAAGGGTACACGAACTTCCGGGAAGTGATGCGCGAACGGGAGTACACCGCCGACCGCGAACACGTCTCCTGGCAGTACACCGCACGCAAGGCGGCCGAGAAGGAGTACGACGCGCTGGAAACGCTGTATCCGGACGTAGCGGTCCCACAGCCGATCGACCACAACCGGCATGCGATCGCCATGGAACGGATGGACGGTGTGGAGCTCTCACAGGCGCGAATCGACAGCGAACAAGTGCGGCCGTTGCTGGAGATGATCCTCCGGGAGATCCAGACAGCGTATCAGGAAGGGTACGTCCACGCCGACATCAGCGAGTACAATATCTTCGTCGCCAGCGGTGGGATCACCATCTTCGACTGGCCCCAGGCCGTGCCGACCGACCACGAGAACAGCGACGAGTTGCTCAAACGCGATATCGACAACATCGTCGGATACGTCCAGCGAAAGTACCCCAGCCAGGTGTCTGAACCGGTAGATATCGACGACTTGAGCCGTGCGATCCGGGATGGGGAGTTCGAGTCGATGGCGTCGTTTGACGGAGAATAA
- the nrfD gene encoding NrfD/PsrC family molybdoenzyme membrane anchor subunit has translation MSVTGGSEWLWLLHVHWAEFIALYLFLGGVSGGAYVTSSWASLMKSLMDTDSWLGKILLARTDDEEHRYACAETARWGSVLSVLAMAVGGVALLSHLGAPLRALTFPVLFSNYGSWLTIGTWVIVLFTTIAVLETLWLHFGSAVATESGLSLFPRKILGRIDSLLPTERGFVWLLDTIADATRLPSRVHGALRVLGGGLALLLVVYTAMLLSDVSIVPLWERTYLPFIFLMSGVSTGISAALLGTVASGGALTRTNHRFCLTDDAIIIAELVAIGLLLSHLSNSSNAAADLTMSTLFGTYSLAFVGGVLLLGTSLPVVISITVTLLHQFTEFGETLRGKRLLTGGYALKYSLVLVGGFLLRYVVLLAAIKTPLAVPGL, from the coding sequence ATGAGTGTTACAGGTGGCTCCGAATGGCTCTGGTTGCTCCACGTCCACTGGGCGGAGTTCATCGCACTGTACCTGTTCCTCGGGGGTGTCAGCGGCGGCGCGTACGTGACCTCCTCGTGGGCAAGTCTGATGAAGAGCCTGATGGACACCGACAGTTGGCTCGGGAAGATCCTGCTCGCGAGAACCGACGACGAGGAGCATCGCTATGCCTGTGCCGAAACGGCCCGGTGGGGATCGGTTCTCAGCGTCCTCGCGATGGCCGTCGGCGGTGTCGCCCTGCTGTCGCATCTGGGTGCGCCGTTGCGCGCGTTGACGTTCCCGGTGCTGTTCAGCAACTACGGCTCGTGGCTGACGATCGGGACGTGGGTGATCGTGCTGTTCACGACTATCGCGGTGCTGGAGACGCTGTGGCTGCACTTCGGGAGCGCCGTCGCAACCGAGTCCGGTCTGAGCCTGTTCCCCAGAAAGATCCTGGGCCGGATCGATAGCCTGCTGCCGACCGAGCGCGGGTTCGTCTGGCTGCTCGATACGATCGCGGACGCGACGCGACTGCCGAGCCGTGTCCACGGCGCGCTTCGGGTTCTCGGCGGCGGCCTCGCACTCCTGTTGGTCGTCTATACTGCGATGCTGTTGAGTGACGTCTCGATCGTCCCGCTGTGGGAGCGGACGTACCTGCCGTTCATCTTCCTGATGAGTGGCGTCTCGACCGGAATCTCCGCGGCACTGCTCGGCACGGTCGCGAGCGGCGGTGCGCTGACGCGGACGAACCATCGGTTCTGTCTCACTGACGACGCGATCATCATCGCGGAACTGGTGGCTATCGGACTGCTGCTGTCGCATCTGTCGAACTCCAGCAACGCCGCCGCGGATCTGACGATGTCGACGCTGTTTGGCACGTACAGCCTGGCGTTCGTCGGCGGCGTGCTGCTACTGGGCACGTCACTCCCGGTCGTCATCTCGATCACGGTGACGCTACTGCATCAGTTCACCGAGTTCGGCGAAACGCTGCGGGGCAAACGCCTGTTGACGGGCGGGTACGCGCTCAAGTATTCGCTCGTCCTCGTCGGCGGGTTCCTGCTCCGGTACGTGGTACTGCTCGCAGCGATCAAAACGCCCCTCGCAGTTCCGGGACTATGA
- a CDS encoding DUF7097 family protein yields MERAPGGSPVGVDDPYAHVDRCDHVTDDGRCRWALERDSRDPEFVADRRRNDFRCPVVASDADPDQASSETQHSDWSWSDCPHFRSLTDGRTCRRCGLEERRLAHDDARPLLEEHHLSYADREDGPGHEITVSLCRWCHAKVHNSWARIDDSAQPDPEALAVAETRKGREVEELSFESASERFDYK; encoded by the coding sequence ATGGAGCGAGCACCAGGTGGATCACCGGTCGGCGTGGACGACCCGTACGCGCACGTCGATCGGTGTGACCACGTCACCGACGATGGCCGGTGTCGGTGGGCGCTCGAACGCGACTCCCGTGATCCGGAGTTCGTCGCCGACCGGCGTCGGAACGACTTTCGCTGTCCCGTCGTCGCTTCCGACGCGGATCCCGACCAGGCATCGTCCGAAACACAGCACAGCGACTGGTCGTGGTCGGACTGCCCCCACTTCCGATCGCTGACGGACGGTCGAACCTGCCGCCGCTGTGGTCTCGAAGAGCGGCGTCTCGCCCACGACGATGCGCGACCGCTACTCGAGGAGCATCACCTCTCGTACGCCGATCGAGAGGACGGTCCGGGCCACGAGATCACCGTCTCGCTCTGTCGGTGGTGTCACGCGAAAGTCCACAACTCCTGGGCGCGGATCGACGATTCGGCCCAGCCCGACCCGGAAGCGCTCGCTGTCGCCGAAACGCGAAAGGGCAGAGAGGTCGAGGAGCTGTCCTTCGAGTCCGCGAGCGAGCGATTCGATTATAAATAG
- a CDS encoding carbohydrate kinase family protein — translation MDVFVAGGCSWDSIVYLDEFPRETETHFARDFQETLGSSGAGKALNLGRLGVDTRLHAMIGDDRYGEAIRERFDAEPVTFEADIDPNGTERHVNLMNDAGERISIFVVSPTQEPDIDYERVEQWTAKADALVVSPVNYTRGLLPAAVEAGTPVWADIHAYDGEDGYYDDFLAAADYLFMSEEGMDDYRGFMHEQIDAGKRLVVCTHGEDGATALTADGEWVEVPAAEFEMIDTNGAGDAFFAGYLYGHRQGLPVETNLRLGTLAGGLAVSSLDLAHPELSPDRLAAEYERRYEEPLR, via the coding sequence ATGGACGTGTTCGTGGCCGGCGGCTGTTCCTGGGACTCGATCGTCTACCTCGATGAGTTCCCACGGGAGACCGAGACACACTTCGCCCGAGACTTCCAGGAGACGCTGGGATCGAGCGGGGCGGGCAAGGCGCTGAACCTGGGTCGGCTCGGCGTCGACACGCGCTTGCACGCGATGATCGGCGACGACCGCTACGGCGAGGCGATCCGCGAGCGCTTCGACGCCGAACCAGTCACATTCGAAGCCGATATCGACCCGAACGGAACCGAGCGCCACGTCAATCTCATGAACGACGCCGGCGAGCGGATCTCGATTTTCGTCGTCTCGCCCACTCAAGAGCCCGACATCGACTACGAGCGGGTCGAACAGTGGACCGCCAAGGCCGACGCGCTCGTCGTCAGTCCCGTCAATTACACGCGAGGGCTCCTCCCGGCGGCGGTCGAAGCGGGAACACCAGTCTGGGCCGACATCCACGCCTACGACGGCGAGGACGGGTACTACGACGATTTCCTGGCGGCCGCCGACTACCTGTTCATGAGCGAGGAGGGGATGGACGACTATCGCGGGTTCATGCACGAGCAGATCGACGCCGGCAAACGGCTGGTCGTCTGCACGCACGGCGAGGACGGCGCGACCGCCCTGACCGCCGACGGCGAGTGGGTCGAGGTCCCAGCCGCCGAGTTCGAGATGATCGACACCAACGGCGCGGGCGACGCCTTCTTTGCCGGCTATCTGTACGGCCATCGCCAGGGGCTGCCCGTCGAGACGAACCTGCGACTGGGGACGCTCGCCGGCGGACTGGCCGTCTCCTCGCTAGATCTGGCCCATCCGGAGCTTTCGCCCGATCGACTCGCCGCCGAGTACGAACGCCGATACGAAGAGCCGCTACGATAG
- a CDS encoding A24 family peptidase — translation MFAAALTDLLRLLTVPVLGWAAIRDVKTRRVPNETWLPLIALGIVLLSWDALAVWTDTVWTLTIDGLKVGIEAEAAETLELFAIRTVISVGFLVPFAYAFWWFGGFGGADAKALMTLAILFPLYPTFLFPGFTLPWFEATLGVFALTILSNTVLVGAVYPIALAGRNLLHGAVSRMMVVGQPIATDALARRYGRLLERPDGLTRQGMDLDVLRMYLEWRGLTIEQLREAPDRYRDPESLPDEPNDPGDGTIRQSEESLAIDGGESSETTDTTEEMPDDDPWGAAAFFEDIGGPIYGTDSAELRAGLSVVATSDRVWYSPGIPFIVPMFGGLVVSLTAGDVLVWLLLQIGLG, via the coding sequence GTGTTCGCCGCAGCACTCACTGATCTACTGCGTTTGCTCACCGTTCCGGTGCTGGGCTGGGCAGCCATACGAGACGTCAAGACCCGGCGCGTCCCGAACGAGACGTGGCTGCCCCTGATCGCACTCGGGATCGTCCTCCTGAGCTGGGACGCGCTCGCGGTCTGGACCGACACCGTGTGGACTCTCACCATTGACGGTCTGAAGGTCGGCATCGAAGCGGAGGCCGCCGAGACCCTCGAGTTGTTTGCCATCAGGACGGTGATCAGCGTCGGCTTTCTGGTGCCGTTTGCCTACGCATTCTGGTGGTTCGGCGGGTTCGGCGGTGCGGACGCGAAAGCGTTGATGACGCTTGCGATCCTGTTCCCGCTGTATCCGACATTTCTGTTCCCCGGGTTCACGCTGCCGTGGTTCGAGGCCACGCTCGGCGTGTTCGCGCTGACGATCCTCTCGAACACCGTCCTGGTCGGGGCCGTCTATCCGATCGCACTCGCCGGCCGCAACCTGCTACACGGTGCCGTGAGCAGGATGATGGTCGTCGGCCAGCCGATCGCCACCGACGCGCTCGCGCGGCGCTACGGCCGACTGCTCGAGCGGCCCGACGGACTCACACGCCAGGGGATGGACCTGGACGTGCTCCGGATGTATCTCGAGTGGCGGGGGCTGACGATCGAACAATTGCGCGAGGCACCCGACCGCTACCGGGACCCGGAGAGTCTGCCGGACGAGCCCAACGACCCCGGCGACGGGACGATCCGGCAATCTGAGGAGTCGCTGGCGATCGACGGCGGGGAATCGAGCGAGACGACCGACACCACCGAAGAGATGCCCGACGACGATCCCTGGGGTGCGGCGGCGTTCTTCGAGGACATTGGCGGCCCAATCTACGGGACCGACTCCGCGGAGTTGCGGGCCGGCCTCTCGGTCGTCGCGACGAGCGATCGGGTGTGGTACTCGCCGGGGATCCCGTTTATCGTCCCGATGTTCGGCGGGCTCGTCGTGAGTCTGACCGCCGGGGACGTGCTGGTCTGGCTACTGCTGCAGATCGGACTCGGCTAG
- a CDS encoding DUF2309 domain-containing protein, with translation MSTKSAIRDSIDRAATTVGSVWPLHSFVTANPLSGFEDQPFGEAVEQAAALLGGRGYPSAETFRTALQRGQIDPEILETELAEAGYEDDPAELLGRMADATDAPASETDTATEHVDQVLAKWLSAFLEEGSAHWPMPNRESGFYTAFRAVVEYDSDVPDAGVLEDLPETPIEAIETVLEPYPESQWVPIFEEQLAALPGWTGYIKQRAESGNEWQSAYPISLEGYLAARLALLDAVDADIEPAAGSLDTNGVDELAQAFLRAWEATYRADLVGTVAAESRSMADSDPSGRPDAQLVFCIDTRSEIIRRHIEAAGGYETRGYAGFFGIPMEYQGYDADVSVDSCPPILDAEHHVTDFPTDSDTRTRHDRWTGIREAATDVIESLETNAATAYGFVETTGSGYGLALAARTLVPERVYDLLGATEESVPNKQEFCEPLVHHQHEYAGDLPVGITTEEKVEYAATAFDLMGWEEFGRLVVFVGHASETTNNPYDASLDCGACAGNPGGPNARVLAAICNDPEVKTELREQGFEIPDDTVFLAGQHNTTTDEIELYDGNVPETHADDLEQLRGDLDTAREHAAAERAESMGSDGSASTRETERRAADWAEVRPEWGLAGNAGFVVGSRELTSDLDLDGRSFLHSYDWSTDPDGEALEAIMTGPMIVTQWINAQYYFSTVDNAVYGSGSKVTHNPVGNIGVYQGNGGDLMAGLPLQSLMAADDEPHHQPLRLSTVVHAPVERVTGILASHEELATLLDNDWLSLTVVDPTQDHHAFQYQSDLEWTPVSERPEADQPVPAAPVVADD, from the coding sequence ATGAGTACTAAATCCGCCATCCGCGACAGCATCGACAGGGCAGCGACCACCGTCGGCTCGGTCTGGCCACTGCACTCGTTCGTGACGGCCAATCCGCTCTCGGGGTTCGAAGACCAGCCGTTCGGCGAGGCGGTCGAACAGGCGGCTGCCCTGTTGGGCGGCCGCGGCTACCCGAGCGCCGAGACGTTCCGGACGGCGCTTCAGCGCGGTCAGATCGATCCGGAGATACTCGAAACGGAACTCGCCGAGGCCGGCTACGAGGACGACCCTGCGGAGCTGCTCGGTCGCATGGCCGACGCGACCGACGCCCCAGCGAGTGAGACGGACACTGCCACGGAGCACGTCGATCAGGTGTTGGCGAAGTGGCTATCCGCCTTCCTCGAGGAGGGGAGCGCCCACTGGCCGATGCCCAACCGCGAGTCGGGATTTTACACAGCCTTCAGAGCGGTGGTCGAATACGATAGCGACGTTCCTGATGCGGGAGTCCTCGAAGATCTGCCGGAGACACCGATCGAGGCCATCGAGACGGTACTAGAGCCGTACCCGGAAAGCCAGTGGGTCCCGATCTTCGAGGAGCAACTGGCTGCCCTCCCGGGCTGGACGGGGTACATCAAGCAGCGCGCCGAGAGCGGCAACGAGTGGCAGTCGGCGTACCCGATCTCGCTGGAGGGATACCTCGCGGCTCGGCTGGCGCTCCTGGATGCCGTCGATGCCGACATCGAACCCGCAGCCGGCAGCCTCGATACGAATGGGGTCGACGAGCTCGCGCAGGCCTTCCTTCGCGCGTGGGAGGCGACCTACCGCGCTGACCTCGTCGGGACCGTCGCCGCGGAGAGTCGATCGATGGCCGACAGCGATCCGTCGGGCCGGCCGGACGCCCAGCTGGTGTTCTGTATCGACACCCGCTCGGAGATTATCCGTCGCCACATCGAGGCGGCGGGCGGCTACGAGACCCGCGGGTACGCCGGCTTCTTCGGTATCCCCATGGAGTACCAGGGATACGACGCCGACGTGTCAGTCGATTCCTGCCCACCGATCCTGGACGCAGAGCACCACGTCACCGACTTCCCGACCGACAGCGACACGCGGACACGCCACGACCGCTGGACCGGCATCCGCGAGGCTGCGACCGACGTTATCGAGTCGCTGGAGACCAACGCCGCCACCGCCTACGGTTTCGTCGAGACGACCGGGAGCGGGTACGGGCTCGCGCTCGCAGCCCGCACGCTCGTCCCCGAGCGCGTGTACGACCTCTTGGGCGCCACAGAGGAGTCGGTACCTAACAAGCAGGAGTTCTGTGAGCCGCTCGTCCATCACCAGCACGAGTACGCGGGCGATCTACCGGTGGGGATCACCACCGAGGAGAAAGTCGAGTACGCCGCCACCGCCTTCGATCTGATGGGCTGGGAGGAGTTCGGCCGCCTCGTCGTCTTCGTCGGCCACGCCAGCGAGACGACGAACAACCCCTACGATGCGAGCCTGGACTGCGGGGCCTGCGCCGGCAACCCCGGCGGCCCGAACGCCCGCGTCCTCGCGGCGATCTGCAACGACCCAGAGGTCAAAACCGAGCTACGCGAGCAGGGCTTCGAGATCCCGGACGACACCGTCTTCCTCGCCGGCCAGCACAACACCACGACTGACGAGATCGAGCTGTACGACGGCAATGTGCCAGAGACCCATGCCGACGATCTCGAACAGTTGCGCGGCGACCTCGACACCGCTCGCGAGCACGCGGCCGCCGAGCGTGCCGAGTCGATGGGCAGCGACGGATCGGCGAGTACCAGGGAGACCGAGCGCCGGGCCGCCGACTGGGCCGAGGTCCGCCCGGAGTGGGGACTGGCCGGCAACGCGGGGTTCGTCGTCGGGTCCCGCGAGTTGACGAGCGATCTCGACCTCGACGGCCGCTCGTTCCTCCATTCCTACGACTGGTCGACCGATCCCGACGGCGAGGCCCTTGAGGCCATCATGACTGGTCCGATGATCGTCACCCAGTGGATCAACGCCCAGTACTACTTCTCGACGGTCGACAACGCCGTCTACGGCAGCGGGTCGAAGGTGACGCACAACCCGGTCGGGAACATCGGCGTCTATCAGGGCAACGGCGGCGACCTGATGGCCGGCCTGCCGTTGCAGTCGCTCATGGCAGCCGACGACGAACCGCACCACCAGCCGCTCCGCCTCTCGACGGTCGTCCACGCCCCGGTCGAACGTGTCACCGGCATCCTTGCTAGCCACGAGGAGTTGGCGACGCTGCTCGACAACGACTGGCTCTCGCTGACGGTCGTCGATCCGACGCAGGACCACCACGCGTTCCAGTACCAGAGCGACCTAGAGTGGACGCCGGTATCCGAACGACCTGAAGCCGACCAGCCGGTGCCGGCTGCGCCCGTGGTCGCGGACGACTAG
- a CDS encoding TorD/DmsD family molecular chaperone, with the protein MMTVDHADAWSDALVALSNCLRRPDESVQRALEDDAEAIPELLAQVGVEAEPVSTAGRDLTEDYEALFGAFATPFAPPAASPYKEWYGDRSGLMDGPPATAMEQRYDALDVTVPDAYPADHVALQLEYASLLAEAQQWDELAAFVDSELDWIDAFAELVDDAAAQAPLQRWCVQQLVATIEQLREELDVDDPDQERVEQMASRARTHVSDQ; encoded by the coding sequence ATGATGACGGTTGACCACGCTGACGCCTGGTCGGACGCGCTCGTCGCTCTGTCGAACTGCCTGCGACGCCCGGACGAATCGGTCCAGCGCGCGCTCGAAGACGACGCCGAGGCGATCCCTGAACTGCTCGCGCAGGTCGGAGTCGAGGCCGAACCGGTTTCGACCGCCGGACGCGATCTGACCGAAGACTACGAGGCCCTGTTCGGCGCGTTCGCGACGCCGTTCGCACCGCCGGCCGCGTCGCCGTACAAGGAGTGGTACGGCGATCGTAGCGGACTCATGGACGGCCCGCCAGCGACAGCGATGGAACAGCGATACGACGCTCTCGACGTGACAGTTCCGGACGCGTATCCGGCCGACCACGTCGCACTTCAGCTGGAGTATGCGAGCCTCCTGGCCGAAGCCCAGCAGTGGGACGAACTCGCGGCGTTCGTCGATTCGGAACTGGACTGGATCGATGCGTTCGCCGAGCTGGTCGACGACGCGGCTGCTCAGGCACCGCTCCAGCGATGGTGTGTCCAGCAGTTAGTGGCGACGATCGAACAGCTACGCGAGGAACTCGATGTCGACGACCCGGATCAGGAACGTGTCGAGCAGATGGCATCGCGGGCGCGCACGCATGTAAGCGATCAGTGA